The following nucleotide sequence is from Granulicella aggregans.
CGGTCGCTTGCCAAGTCGAAGATTACGGACGTCTCGCTGGCATGCGCCGGCGCTGTCAGCGGCGTCGAGTCGGCCTTGACCAGCCACCGCTTGCGTACCCGCTCGCGCTCGTAGAAGAGAAAGAGCGCCATCAGCACGATGCTCGCCAGGAGACCGTAAAACAACACCCGCTGGTATCGCGGAATCAAAGCCCAGGTCCCTGCACGGAGTCCGGCGGCTGCGCCTGATTTCGCCACGCGTGAAGACTGGCGGCGATCGACTCCGCTATCCGCTGCTGGTAGCCTGCGTCCGTGACCGGAGTCGAGTTCGACCCCGATTCGCGCAGGACTCCGATCTCAATCGACACCGCCGGACAGGTGAGATTGTCGAGTGGTCGCATCATCACTCGCATCATCGTCACCGCGATCCCCTTCCGCGTCAGCCCAGTCCCGATTTGATTCGCGAGCAGTCCACTCTGCAAGACATAGGCCTCCTGTGCGCGATTCCAGGGCACCCCGGCCTTCGCATCTTCGCCGGGATGGCTCGCCGCCCGCATCACCGCCGACCGGAGAGCGGAAGTTCCTACGAGGACACCCTTCGTCCTACCCGACGCATGCAGCACCAGGCATGCAAACGGGTGGGATTCGTTTGCCAACTGCGCCCGCTGGTCAAGAGTTCCGCCATCCCCACTACCGTCCCGTGTCATAACGACACGGAATCCACGTGCCGCAAGCAGCGCACGCAGCCTCTCAGCCACAGCCAGGGTCACATCCTTCTCCAGCGTCTGTTCCCCTATCCGCGCGCCATCGTCAACGCCTCCATGAGCGGGATCGATCACGATCGCGCTACGGTCGAAACTCACTACCTGAGCGCCGGCAGGCTGTGCTGCGGCCATCGCTAACACGCAGATCGCAGCCGCCAACCCCAGCCTTACGCCTCCTACACCCAC
It contains:
- a CDS encoding N-acetylmuramoyl-L-alanine amidase family protein, with the protein product MSEVCVGVGGVRLGLAAAICVLAMAAAQPAGAQVVSFDRSAIVIDPAHGGVDDGARIGEQTLEKDVTLAVAERLRALLAARGFRVVMTRDGSGDGGTLDQRAQLANESHPFACLVLHASGRTKGVLVGTSALRSAVMRAASHPGEDAKAGVPWNRAQEAYVLQSGLLANQIGTGLTRKGIAVTMMRVMMRPLDNLTCPAVSIEIGVLRESGSNSTPVTDAGYQQRIAESIAASLHAWRNQAQPPDSVQGPGL